Proteins encoded by one window of Chryseobacterium foetidum:
- a CDS encoding zinc-dependent alcohol dehydrogenase — protein sequence MKAAVFHSPGVITCDTVEDPTIQDENDIILKVTSTAICGSDLHMYSGGIPQARPMVMGHEFMGEVVEKGKNITHLHQGDRVVVPFPVACGCCYFCENELPGGCENSNPENYGPEGGIMTEKGGGMFGYTDLYGGYTGGQAQYVRVPYANFGPRKVPDILTDEQALFLTDIFPTGYTGVMWGDLKGGESVAIFGAGPVGSMSVKSAILHNAGKIIVIDTLQYRLDQIKKLTGCETILWEDAESTVEKIREMTHGRGADLCIDAVGFEPERSFLDRAKAVVNFEKGSMKVLEACMSGVRRGGTVSVLGVYAVNYDNFRLGQIFDKGIILRAGQAPVHAIIDKLLKYVESGQVRLDDIITHRLSLNDVAKGYQIFDKKEDGCVKVILDPWS from the coding sequence ATGAAAGCAGCAGTTTTTCATTCTCCAGGTGTAATTACCTGTGACACTGTAGAAGACCCAACCATTCAGGATGAAAATGACATCATCCTGAAAGTAACTTCCACGGCGATTTGTGGCAGCGATCTGCACATGTATTCCGGCGGAATCCCGCAAGCCAGACCCATGGTGATGGGACATGAATTTATGGGAGAGGTCGTGGAAAAAGGAAAAAACATTACCCATCTTCATCAGGGAGACAGGGTAGTGGTACCATTTCCCGTGGCCTGCGGTTGCTGTTATTTCTGTGAAAACGAACTTCCTGGAGGCTGCGAAAATTCCAATCCGGAAAATTATGGACCCGAAGGTGGAATTATGACTGAAAAAGGAGGAGGAATGTTTGGCTACACAGATCTGTACGGAGGCTACACTGGCGGACAGGCTCAGTATGTGAGAGTTCCTTATGCCAATTTTGGCCCCAGAAAAGTACCGGATATTTTAACGGATGAGCAGGCATTATTCCTCACCGATATTTTCCCTACCGGATACACCGGAGTGATGTGGGGTGATTTGAAAGGTGGCGAATCGGTAGCAATATTCGGTGCAGGCCCTGTAGGATCAATGTCTGTAAAAAGTGCCATTTTGCATAATGCAGGAAAAATAATCGTAATCGATACTTTACAGTACAGATTGGATCAGATTAAAAAACTCACAGGCTGTGAAACGATTTTGTGGGAAGATGCAGAATCAACCGTAGAAAAAATAAGAGAAATGACTCATGGCAGAGGTGCAGATTTATGTATTGATGCGGTGGGATTTGAACCTGAAAGATCATTTTTAGACAGAGCAAAAGCTGTAGTTAATTTTGAAAAAGGTTCAATGAAAGTATTGGAAGCCTGTATGAGCGGCGTAAGAAGAGGAGGAACTGTTTCCGTTTTGGGAGTGTATGCTGTCAATTATGATAACTTTAGATTGGGCCAGATTTTCGATAAAGGAATTATCCTCCGAGCAGGTCAGGCGCCGGTTCACGCGATCATAGACAAGCTTCTGAAATATGTTGAGAGCGGACAGGTTCGTCTGGACGATATTATCACTCACCGTCTGTCTTTAAATGACGTGGCGAAAGGCTATCAGATTTTTGATAAGAAAGAAGATGGTTGTGTAAAGGTGATCCTCGATCCATGGAGCTGA
- a CDS encoding Crp/Fnr family transcriptional regulator: MLIPKDILLKYGATEETYKRGETIFDEGDTPKNYYQITEGRIKLNHYNDEGKELILAILDKGLSVCELLLFIDKTYPVNAITFEKCTVLKLPKKAFNLLLDENPDAAADIRRFLSERLYYKYIMLENNSALSPEKRIKGTLEYHKSFSDNKDKYSYEIPLTRQQIAALTALRVETVIRTVKRLEKENYLKIIDRKIYV, translated from the coding sequence ATGCTGATTCCCAAAGATATTTTACTGAAATATGGTGCTACCGAAGAAACCTACAAACGTGGCGAAACCATTTTTGATGAAGGCGATACGCCAAAAAATTATTATCAGATCACTGAAGGGAGAATAAAACTAAATCATTACAATGATGAAGGTAAGGAGCTCATTCTCGCAATTTTAGATAAAGGACTGAGCGTGTGCGAGTTGCTTTTGTTTATAGACAAAACTTATCCTGTAAATGCAATCACTTTCGAAAAATGCACAGTTCTGAAACTGCCGAAGAAAGCATTTAATCTTCTTCTCGATGAAAATCCTGATGCAGCAGCTGATATCCGCAGATTTTTATCGGAAAGGCTGTACTACAAATACATTATGTTGGAAAATAATTCAGCACTGAGCCCCGAAAAAAGAATTAAAGGAACACTGGAATACCATAAAAGTTTCAGCGACAATAAAGATAAATATTCCTATGAAATTCCGCTTACAAGACAGCAAATTGCTGCACTGACCGCACTCCGCGTAGAAACTGTAATCCGGACAGTAAAAAGACTCGAGAAAGAAAACTACCTTAAAATTATTGACCGGAAGATTTATGTTTAA
- a CDS encoding response regulator transcription factor translates to MKTIYILEDETGIRDALQLLLSFENYEVRSFSTIEAFNSRKESEVPDIFILDVMMPDGLGTDVCNQLKNDSATAGIPVMIMSAHAKNTEVTERCDADVFVSKPFDIDDVIEKIENLIRKK, encoded by the coding sequence ATGAAAACTATCTATATACTTGAAGATGAGACGGGCATCAGAGATGCTTTACAACTGCTCTTATCATTTGAAAATTATGAAGTACGCTCATTTTCTACCATTGAAGCGTTTAACAGCAGAAAGGAGTCTGAAGTTCCGGATATTTTTATTCTGGATGTGATGATGCCCGACGGTCTGGGCACCGATGTCTGTAATCAGCTCAAAAATGATTCTGCAACCGCGGGAATTCCGGTTATGATTATGAGTGCTCATGCGAAAAATACAGAGGTTACAGAACGTTGTGATGCAGATGTGTTTGTAAGCAAACCTTTCGATATCGATGATGTAATCGAAAAAATTGAAAATTTGATTCGGAAGAAATAG
- a CDS encoding ATP-binding protein: MIDNTFGKNIIPDNEEERLRALHRYRITDTPSEESFDGIARLAAQIFDVPVALISLVDAESVFFKANFGMGNAKKANRGKSLCSLAVLDKDVTVFEDALKEPCLLSNPNVIGDFGLRFYAGAPLTTQDGYMIGTLCIIDQKPRTFDSHDSKILQGLAKTVMDQIELRLSALETIEKLARINEESREYNNKLNLSNKKLEQSELRLKSFITKAPIAFGILRGDDLIVETANEMILKVWRKDRDVIGKPIREALPELKDQPYFDILANVLKTGKPFFGNTAKAILEDEGVLHEGWFDFIYEPLKDENGNTSSIIVIANEVTDRINKKEELENLNQRYELALKAGQLGTYTLDLKTGKMICSDVCKSNYGRSSSDRFDFDDFIETVVPEHRKMVSEKVNDSIKSGMPYNSEYLIQRPDGSFHWMNASGLPSYDADGNPAFMTGVTSNVTKRKNYETQKDDFLSIASHELKTPITSLKASIQLLDRLKNKPTHEKIPKLIEQSTKSIEKLTGLVDDLLNLNRLSGGRMELVKTEFNVSEMLESCCEFTRLTDSHKVKITGDQNIKAFADEDRIDQVVVNFLNNAVKYASQSKEFHLNIEKTDDFIKIGVQDFGDGIDEEIQPYLFERYFRANHEEKHYSGLGLGLYISAEIIKRHGGEIGVESKKGNGSTFWFTLPV, translated from the coding sequence ATGATTGACAATACCTTTGGTAAAAATATTATTCCTGATAACGAGGAAGAGAGGTTAAGGGCACTGCACCGGTACCGCATTACAGATACTCCGTCTGAAGAAAGTTTCGACGGAATTGCCAGGCTGGCGGCTCAGATTTTTGATGTGCCCGTTGCTTTGATTTCTTTGGTTGATGCAGAATCTGTTTTCTTCAAAGCAAATTTTGGGATGGGAAATGCAAAAAAAGCCAACCGCGGAAAAAGCCTTTGTTCTCTTGCTGTGCTTGATAAGGATGTTACTGTATTCGAAGATGCCTTGAAGGAGCCATGTCTGCTTTCAAATCCTAATGTTATCGGAGATTTTGGTTTGCGGTTTTATGCTGGAGCACCACTTACAACGCAGGACGGCTACATGATTGGTACCCTCTGCATCATCGATCAGAAACCACGTACTTTTGATAGTCACGATAGTAAAATTCTGCAGGGACTTGCCAAAACTGTGATGGATCAGATAGAACTACGGCTTTCTGCACTTGAAACAATTGAAAAGTTGGCCAGAATCAATGAGGAATCACGTGAGTACAACAATAAATTAAATTTATCCAATAAAAAACTGGAGCAGAGCGAGCTCAGGTTAAAGTCTTTTATTACCAAGGCCCCAATTGCGTTTGGTATTTTGCGCGGTGATGATTTAATTGTAGAAACCGCCAACGAGATGATCTTAAAAGTATGGCGAAAAGACAGGGATGTTATTGGAAAGCCCATTCGCGAAGCACTTCCTGAACTGAAAGACCAACCCTATTTTGATATTTTGGCAAATGTATTAAAAACGGGGAAGCCTTTTTTTGGTAATACTGCCAAAGCAATTTTAGAGGATGAAGGTGTTTTGCACGAAGGCTGGTTTGATTTTATTTACGAACCTCTAAAGGATGAGAATGGTAATACCTCATCAATTATTGTGATTGCCAACGAAGTGACCGATAGAATCAACAAAAAGGAAGAACTGGAAAACCTGAATCAACGGTACGAACTTGCACTGAAAGCCGGTCAGCTTGGAACGTACACTCTGGATCTGAAAACGGGTAAAATGATCTGCAGCGATGTTTGCAAAAGTAATTACGGAAGATCCAGCAGTGACAGATTTGATTTTGACGATTTTATTGAAACCGTGGTTCCCGAACACAGAAAAATGGTCAGTGAAAAGGTAAATGATTCGATAAAAAGCGGGATGCCCTATAACTCTGAATATCTGATACAAAGGCCTGACGGCTCCTTTCACTGGATGAATGCCTCCGGTTTGCCAAGTTACGACGCAGATGGCAACCCCGCATTTATGACAGGTGTAACTTCCAATGTAACGAAGAGAAAAAATTACGAGACGCAAAAAGACGATTTTCTCAGCATCGCAAGCCACGAACTGAAAACTCCGATTACAAGTTTGAAAGCGAGCATTCAGCTTCTTGACAGGCTTAAAAATAAACCAACACACGAAAAAATTCCGAAATTAATCGAGCAGTCTACAAAAAGTATCGAAAAATTAACAGGTCTGGTAGATGATCTTTTAAATCTGAACAGATTAAGCGGAGGAAGAATGGAACTGGTAAAAACTGAATTCAATGTTTCTGAAATGCTGGAATCCTGTTGTGAATTTACAAGACTTACCGACAGCCATAAAGTGAAAATTACCGGAGATCAGAATATTAAGGCATTTGCAGATGAAGACAGAATTGATCAGGTGGTGGTGAATTTCCTCAACAATGCTGTGAAATACGCGTCTCAGTCAAAGGAATTTCATCTGAATATCGAAAAAACTGATGACTTTATAAAAATTGGGGTGCAGGATTTCGGTGACGGCATCGATGAAGAAATACAGCCGTATCTTTTTGAAAGATACTTCAGGGCCAATCATGAAGAGAAACATTATTCAGGTTTGGGACTCGGGCTTTATATTTCCGCTGAAATTATCAAGCGACACGGCGGCGAGATCGGTGTGGAAAGCAAGAAAGGTAACGGCAGTACTTTCTGGTTTACGCTTCCCGTTTAG
- a CDS encoding AsmA-like C-terminal region-containing protein — MKKLKTIILKIFKWTGIAVVTVLFLMFIIPVLFPGTISKQVKSFANKHLAGELDYKKTHLTFFRHFPSLTVSVDDLLLKGSKPFQKDTLLAAKEVSVGINLKNLIFDGEVKIDEIYVTDAVANVFVNTKGQANYNVYVSKPSEKPKDSTESGASIKLDLIKFKNWNVKYHDLSARVLVDAKGLNYTGEGGLSEDVFDLQTDLDINKLDFSLDRIYYAKQKTLHADLITRINTDALTFVLRKNELRINELPLKFTGFLSILKDGYDLDIKAASEKTTIRDMISVLPPQYLEWAKDTKIQGNSDLFFSLKGKFSEARNLKPNLNARLLVKEGFVSNAKAPVPMNNLNMDLNVALPALNTDILTIDLKNLSFDLGKNNSFRAVVKTKGLDEILVNAKIKGAVNLQTLDDALGLNEIDMKGFIDTDIQSNGIFNLDKKLFPKTKGYFNLKNGWLKTSYYPNAIQNINILANVSNTDGTFKSLGVKLDPFKFDFEGNPVFINAELQNFEDLLYKVRAKGTLNVGRIYKVFAKKGFDVSGLIMADLSLKGRQSYATTGQYSKLDNKGTLILKNIKATTETLPKSFFIREGNFEFENEKMWFRKFFANYGKSDFALNGHLLNTINYFIERKGTLHGKFNLNSKYILVDEFMALKSGDNSKKSIDVEYAKVENPNSSGVVVIPKNLDVSLGVNARKVEFQGLGLNNVKGTASVNSGQVYLKNTTFDIIGSRMGIDARYQDESPLTANYDVAVKVQDFNVQRAYKEIDMIKEVATSAKDVKGIVSIDYKLKGDFDKNMNPIYPSLEGGGVINLRDVEVKNLKMLSAVGNGIGSKGFNDPDMKGVDIETHIKNNLIHVDKFTFKVSVLRPSVSGTTSFNGLLDLLVRIGLPPGGWIGLPVVVTGTHEKPKIKFLSKNGQGITEALYNKKINKVIRQEQRAEKKTRRQQRLDKKAQEAKAKSAEKQIDKNLKK; from the coding sequence ATGAAAAAACTGAAAACCATAATCCTTAAGATATTTAAATGGACGGGAATTGCCGTTGTCACGGTACTTTTTCTAATGTTCATTATTCCTGTCCTGTTTCCCGGAACCATTTCTAAGCAGGTGAAGTCTTTTGCCAACAAACATCTTGCGGGCGAGCTTGATTATAAAAAAACGCATCTCACGTTTTTCAGACATTTTCCCTCGCTCACGGTTTCAGTGGATGATTTACTTTTAAAAGGTTCAAAACCTTTTCAGAAAGACACTTTGCTTGCAGCTAAGGAAGTTTCTGTGGGAATTAATCTTAAGAATCTGATTTTCGATGGTGAAGTAAAAATCGATGAAATCTACGTTACAGATGCGGTTGCCAATGTTTTTGTGAATACAAAAGGTCAGGCGAATTACAACGTTTACGTTTCAAAACCTTCTGAAAAACCGAAAGATTCAACGGAAAGCGGAGCCTCAATAAAACTGGATTTAATAAAATTTAAAAACTGGAATGTAAAATACCATGACCTTTCTGCCAGAGTTTTGGTAGACGCAAAAGGTTTGAATTACACAGGTGAAGGTGGTCTCAGTGAAGATGTATTTGATCTTCAGACCGATTTGGATATTAATAAACTTGATTTCAGCTTAGACCGAATTTATTACGCCAAACAGAAAACTTTACATGCAGATTTAATTACAAGAATCAATACCGATGCTTTGACTTTTGTTTTGAGGAAAAATGAATTGAGAATTAACGAACTTCCTTTAAAGTTCACAGGTTTTTTGAGTATTCTTAAAGATGGATATGATCTGGACATTAAAGCTGCTTCAGAAAAAACAACAATTCGCGATATGATTTCAGTTTTGCCGCCACAATATCTGGAATGGGCAAAAGACACTAAAATTCAGGGGAACAGCGATCTGTTTTTCAGTCTAAAAGGTAAATTCAGTGAAGCCAGGAACCTGAAACCCAATTTAAATGCAAGACTTTTGGTAAAAGAAGGCTTTGTTTCCAATGCGAAAGCTCCGGTTCCGATGAACAATCTGAATATGGATTTAAATGTTGCTTTACCGGCTTTGAATACCGACATACTCACAATCGATCTTAAGAATCTAAGTTTTGACTTGGGTAAAAATAACAGTTTCCGCGCTGTGGTGAAGACCAAAGGTTTAGACGAGATATTAGTCAACGCAAAAATAAAAGGTGCTGTCAATCTTCAGACACTTGATGACGCTCTGGGATTGAACGAGATTGATATGAAAGGCTTCATTGACACCGATATTCAATCCAACGGGATTTTTAATTTAGACAAAAAACTTTTTCCTAAAACGAAAGGTTATTTTAATCTTAAAAATGGCTGGCTGAAAACTTCATATTATCCAAATGCGATTCAGAATATCAACATTTTAGCGAACGTAAGCAATACCGATGGAACATTTAAAAGTTTAGGTGTAAAACTCGACCCATTTAAATTTGATTTTGAAGGAAATCCGGTGTTCATCAATGCAGAACTGCAGAATTTTGAGGATTTGCTGTATAAAGTCCGTGCAAAAGGAACGCTGAATGTGGGAAGAATTTATAAAGTATTTGCTAAAAAAGGTTTCGATGTTTCTGGTTTAATTATGGCAGATTTATCTTTAAAAGGAAGACAAAGCTATGCAACAACAGGTCAGTACAGCAAGCTTGATAACAAAGGAACACTGATTCTGAAAAATATTAAAGCGACAACAGAAACGCTTCCAAAATCATTCTTCATCAGAGAAGGAAATTTCGAGTTTGAAAATGAAAAAATGTGGTTCAGAAAGTTCTTTGCCAATTATGGAAAGTCAGATTTTGCACTGAACGGGCATCTTTTAAATACCATCAATTATTTTATTGAAAGAAAAGGAACACTGCACGGAAAGTTTAATTTAAATTCAAAATACATTCTTGTTGATGAATTTATGGCTCTGAAAAGTGGCGATAATTCCAAAAAATCCATCGATGTGGAATATGCCAAAGTTGAAAATCCCAACAGCAGTGGTGTGGTGGTTATTCCGAAAAATCTGGATGTATCTCTTGGTGTCAACGCACGTAAAGTAGAATTTCAGGGTTTAGGATTAAATAATGTGAAAGGAACGGCATCTGTAAATTCCGGTCAGGTCTATTTAAAAAACACTACGTTCGACATTATTGGAAGCCGGATGGGTATCGACGCAAGATATCAGGATGAATCTCCGCTTACGGCTAATTATGATGTGGCGGTAAAAGTTCAGGATTTCAATGTTCAAAGGGCGTACAAGGAAATTGACATGATTAAAGAAGTAGCAACATCTGCTAAAGATGTGAAAGGAATTGTTTCCATAGACTACAAACTGAAAGGTGATTTTGATAAAAACATGAACCCAATTTATCCGTCGCTTGAAGGCGGTGGTGTGATCAATCTCCGTGATGTGGAAGTAAAAAACCTGAAAATGCTCTCTGCAGTAGGAAATGGTATTGGTTCGAAAGGGTTTAATGATCCCGATATGAAAGGTGTTGACATTGAAACGCACATTAAAAACAATCTGATTCACGTAGATAAATTTACCTTTAAAGTTTCGGTTTTAAGACCTTCTGTGAGCGGAACCACGAGTTTTAACGGTCTTCTTGATCTATTAGTCAGAATCGGATTGCCACCAGGAGGATGGATAGGTTTGCCAGTCGTGGTAACCGGAACACATGAGAAACCAAAAATCAAATTTCTGAGTAAAAACGGACAGGGAATTACAGAAGCACTCTACAATAAAAAAATAAATAAAGTAATCAGACAGGAGCAAAGAGCAGAAAAGAAAACCCGCAGACAGCAGCGTTTAGATAAAAAAGCTCAGGAAGCCAAAGCCAAATCAGCAGAGAAACAGATTGATAAAAATCTAAAAAAATAG
- a CDS encoding MalY/PatB family protein: MKYNFDEIIERRNTNSVKWDFFADNILPMWVADMDFKIAPEIQKAVTDKALSGMMGYQFLSPDFKTSTINWLKKHYHFTVSADKILPVPGMLLGVSAIIRTFLKTDEKIILQPPVYDHFFETVKNSGAETFCNDLIYRENSYSIDFDDLEEKASDPLTKFLLFCNPHNPIGKVWKEEDLRKIAEICSANNVIVISDEIHSDLVFEGFKHIPFARIAADYDLISFTLGSPCKTFNLSGLSAAYIICDQAESLEKVRKTLQQQETEWLNPFSAEAFTAAYTFGEDWMMEMKNYIFKNYLFAKSYIEEKIPQIKTVHAESTYLMWLDCRNLNLNSTILEDRLINEAQLKLNAGNRYGLAGEGFMRINIACPREILTEGLKRLENFVNSL, from the coding sequence ATGAAATACAATTTTGATGAAATCATCGAAAGACGAAATACCAATTCGGTAAAATGGGATTTTTTTGCTGACAATATTCTCCCAATGTGGGTGGCAGATATGGATTTTAAAATCGCTCCGGAAATTCAGAAAGCCGTTACAGATAAGGCATTGTCGGGAATGATGGGCTACCAGTTTCTCTCACCTGATTTTAAAACAAGCACAATCAATTGGTTAAAAAAGCATTATCATTTTACCGTTTCTGCAGATAAAATCCTGCCTGTTCCGGGAATGCTTTTGGGTGTTTCTGCCATCATCAGAACATTTTTGAAAACAGATGAAAAAATAATCCTGCAGCCACCGGTTTACGATCATTTTTTCGAAACTGTGAAAAACAGCGGTGCAGAAACTTTTTGCAACGATTTGATTTACAGAGAAAATTCTTACTCAATCGATTTTGATGATTTAGAGGAAAAAGCATCAGACCCATTGACAAAATTTTTACTGTTTTGCAATCCACACAATCCCATTGGGAAAGTCTGGAAGGAAGAAGATCTCAGGAAAATTGCTGAAATCTGTTCTGCAAATAATGTGATCGTGATTTCGGATGAAATTCATTCTGATTTGGTTTTTGAAGGTTTTAAACATATTCCGTTTGCTAGAATTGCAGCTGATTATGATCTGATTTCGTTTACTTTGGGTTCGCCGTGTAAAACGTTCAATCTTTCAGGTTTGTCTGCAGCTTACATTATCTGTGATCAGGCAGAAAGTTTAGAAAAAGTTAGAAAAACGCTTCAACAGCAGGAAACCGAATGGCTCAATCCGTTTTCAGCAGAAGCTTTTACCGCAGCTTACACCTTTGGTGAAGACTGGATGATGGAAATGAAAAATTACATTTTTAAAAATTATCTTTTTGCTAAAAGTTATATTGAGGAGAAAATTCCTCAAATAAAAACAGTTCACGCTGAATCAACTTATCTGATGTGGCTGGACTGCAGAAATTTGAATTTAAACTCAACAATTTTAGAAGATAGATTAATCAATGAAGCTCAACTTAAACTCAATGCGGGAAACAGATACGGCCTGGCTGGCGAAGGTTTTATGCGGATTAATATTGCGTGCCCCAGAGAAATCCTGACGGAAGGTTTGAAAAGACTTGAAAATTTCGTGAATTCTTTATAA
- a CDS encoding aldose epimerase family protein encodes MNKLISEEFGKTANGEPINKYILRNENGMQVEIINFGAIITSLKVPDRDGKFDDVVLGFKNSEDYFNSNQYTYGAVVGRYANRIANARFSIKCKEYQVTKNEGNNHIHGGKQGFSNKIWNAEILENSESCSLALHYLSEDGEEGYPGNLSVKVLYTLTDENALEIEYSATTDQPTIINLTQHSYFNLSGDHSQEITDHQLQLNADHYLPIDQHSIPTSELSDVKESPFDFSSMKEIGKDINLDHKQLKLGKGYDHCWVLNGNGLRSAGNLFHQKTGRNMEIFTTEPGIQLYTGNFLDGKFETKTGGKNNFRTGLCLETQHFPDSPNRSSFPSTVLNPDEKYESKTVYKFSVIY; translated from the coding sequence ATGAACAAATTAATCTCAGAAGAATTCGGAAAAACAGCAAATGGCGAACCTATAAACAAATATATCCTTCGCAACGAAAACGGGATGCAGGTGGAAATCATCAATTTCGGAGCAATTATTACTTCATTGAAAGTTCCCGATAGAGACGGGAAATTTGATGATGTGGTTTTAGGTTTTAAAAATTCTGAAGATTATTTCAATTCTAATCAATATACCTACGGTGCAGTGGTTGGAAGATATGCCAATCGTATTGCAAATGCCAGATTTTCAATTAAATGTAAGGAATATCAGGTGACAAAAAACGAAGGCAATAATCATATCCACGGCGGTAAACAGGGATTTTCCAACAAAATCTGGAATGCAGAAATTTTAGAAAATTCAGAATCCTGTTCTCTTGCTTTGCATTATTTAAGTGAAGATGGGGAAGAAGGCTATCCCGGAAACCTTTCTGTGAAGGTGCTTTACACTCTTACAGACGAAAACGCACTTGAAATTGAATATTCTGCGACAACAGATCAACCGACAATCATCAATCTCACGCAGCATTCTTATTTTAATCTTTCTGGGGATCATTCTCAGGAAATTACAGATCATCAACTGCAGCTCAACGCTGATCACTATCTCCCAATTGATCAACATTCAATTCCAACCAGTGAGCTCTCTGATGTAAAAGAATCTCCATTTGATTTTAGCAGTATGAAGGAAATCGGCAAAGATATTAATCTGGATCATAAGCAGCTTAAACTAGGAAAAGGCTACGATCATTGCTGGGTTTTGAATGGCAATGGTTTGCGAAGTGCAGGAAATTTGTTTCATCAGAAAACAGGTCGAAACATGGAAATTTTTACCACTGAACCGGGAATTCAGCTGTACACCGGGAATTTTCTGGACGGAAAATTTGAAACGAAGACAGGTGGGAAAAATAATTTCCGCACAGGACTCTGTCTTGAAACCCAACATTTTCCGGATTCACCAAATCGTAGCTCTTTTCCTTCAACTGTCTTAAATCCAGATGAAAAATATGAAAGCAAAACGGTTTATAAGTTTTCAGTAATATATTAG
- a CDS encoding M28 family peptidase, whose protein sequence is MKKILIILPLFLSGFLFSQKKPVRKPKPAAEKFNYHSEFKKISDEIMINGTAYNNLGELTKGVGARFSGTAGYTKAADWAEKNLKEAGAEKVWRQDVKVPVWIRGRESLQIKTSNGDWKSIRMLSFGNSEGTGGKDLIADLMMINDVKDLNKLTSADVKDKIIFVNYPMDQTYVNTVDAYLAAAKNKLLAASVIGQKGAKGLIIRSLTTANDDVPHAKMIVYEPDDKARIPAVTIGAKSADELEKLLSKQSVKAKLNMSAQSKGETVNQNIIAEIPGKKDGKIILLGAQLDSWDFAEGAHDDGAGVVQCIEVLRAFKALGLENNHTIRVVLYANSENGGQGRDMYAAYVKKKEEKHILALGSDSGGYSPRGFRLDMSPQRRRLIFEWKNYFLPYGVYDFDQTEAIQDVLPLKKIDIPLAEMVVDTQRYFDYHHSTEDTFDKVNRRELLLGAVVMSQMVFMIDKNW, encoded by the coding sequence ATGAAAAAAATTCTCATTATACTTCCACTCTTTCTGAGTGGATTTTTATTTTCACAGAAAAAACCTGTAAGGAAGCCCAAACCGGCAGCTGAAAAGTTTAATTATCATTCTGAATTCAAAAAAATATCAGATGAAATTATGATTAACGGAACTGCATACAACAATCTGGGCGAACTGACGAAAGGTGTTGGCGCAAGATTCAGCGGAACTGCGGGTTACACTAAAGCTGCAGATTGGGCAGAAAAAAATCTGAAAGAAGCAGGCGCAGAAAAAGTCTGGAGACAGGATGTAAAAGTTCCCGTCTGGATCCGTGGGCGTGAATCTCTGCAAATTAAAACATCCAACGGTGACTGGAAATCCATCAGAATGCTTTCTTTCGGGAATTCTGAAGGTACAGGCGGAAAAGATCTGATTGCAGATCTGATGATGATTAACGATGTGAAAGATTTAAACAAACTCACTTCCGCAGATGTTAAAGATAAAATCATCTTCGTTAATTACCCGATGGATCAAACGTATGTAAATACTGTTGATGCTTATTTAGCTGCCGCAAAAAACAAACTTCTTGCAGCTTCCGTAATTGGTCAAAAAGGAGCAAAAGGTTTAATCATAAGATCTCTAACCACGGCTAATGACGATGTTCCACATGCAAAAATGATTGTCTACGAACCAGATGACAAGGCAAGAATTCCTGCGGTAACCATTGGAGCAAAATCTGCTGATGAACTGGAGAAATTATTGTCTAAACAAAGTGTTAAGGCAAAACTGAATATGTCTGCACAGTCTAAAGGCGAAACAGTTAACCAAAATATTATCGCAGAAATTCCCGGAAAAAAAGACGGGAAAATTATTTTACTGGGAGCTCAGCTCGATTCATGGGATTTTGCTGAAGGTGCACACGATGACGGTGCTGGTGTAGTGCAATGCATTGAGGTTTTGCGTGCTTTTAAGGCTTTAGGTTTGGAAAATAATCATACAATCAGAGTCGTATTGTATGCTAATAGCGAAAATGGCGGTCAGGGTCGCGATATGTACGCAGCTTATGTTAAGAAGAAAGAAGAAAAACATATTCTGGCATTAGGTTCAGATTCTGGTGGATATTCCCCGAGAGGTTTCAGGCTAGATATGTCTCCACAACGGAGAAGGTTGATTTTTGAATGGAAAAATTATTTTCTGCCTTACGGCGTTTACGATTTTGATCAGACTGAAGCCATTCAGGATGTTTTACCACTGAAAAAAATAGACATTCCCCTGGCTGAAATGGTGGTTGACACTCAACGATATTTTGATTACCATCATTCCACCGAGGATACTTTTGATAAAGTAAACAGGCGCGAACTGCTTCTGGGAGCGGTGGTGATGAGTCAGATGGTTTTTATGATCGACAAAAACTGGTAA